The genomic region CTGATGTTAACGCCATCACCTCTCAATTGAATTCTCTATAGTCAGGCTTTTTCGTTAAAATACTGAACACTATGATCAATGAACAACCGAGTTAAACGCGGAAGCTGCTTTCTGGAAGGGTAAAGCAAACTGATTTCGAATAAAGGCATCGGAAAGTCAGGTAAAACCTCGATTAACTCCCCTCTTTTAATCTCGCCTTCACATAAGAATGGCGGCAGTTCCGTAACGTACTGACCATTTAAAACACTATACTTAAGTTGAGAATAGTCATTACACACCTCTTTCGGCTCAATTTTTATTTTCTCATCTCCTAAGCTCCAGAGAATACTCTCTCCCGGATAGCCCCATGCAATACAAGGTTGATGATAAAGCTCCGATGGCTTAGCGATTGGATCCATCTCAGGAGAAGAAACCAGCTTATGACGATAAGAAGTTAAACGACGAACTACATGCGATAAGTTATTAATGCTCCCAACACGAAAGGCAACATCAATCCCATTTGAGATTAAATCTAACTTTTCTGTCGTCACTACCGTATCAATTTCAATGTTTGGATAAGCCTCTTTGAAAGCTTGTAACAATGGCCACACAATATGAAAAGAGGGAGGAATGGATATTTTAATCCGCCCTCTTATGGCTTGTTCATTATCAGATAAAGTCTCAAGGCCGTTATTAATCTCATTGAATGCACGAACAAAAGAGTTATATAAGATGTCGCCAGCTTCTGTTGTTCTCTGTTTTCTCGTTGTCCTTTCCAATAAACGAATGCCTAGTTCTTCTTCCAACTCTGAGACTTTTCTACTTACTGTAGTGAGTGGAACATTGAGCTCTTTAGCTGCCGCGGTAAAAGAGCCTTTGTCCACAACCGCAACGAAAATCCGCGCTCCATTAAGACTTAGATCTTTCATACAATAATTCCAAATATGGGATAGTCTATTGTGATTTTACCATATTGTTGTTCTTTTTGGTTTGCTTGATACTGCAGTTCTCAACACGAGATTTAACGAAAAAACATAGGAATAAAATTATGAAAGCTATTATCGCAGCACAAGCAGGTTCTCCAGAAGTTCTTACTTTGATTGATACTAATGAACCAGAAACACAAGAAAATGAAGTCAAAATTAAAGTAAAAGCATTTGGCCTAAATAAAGCAGAAACTTATTACCGAGCAGGCCACTTTGGCCAACTAAACCCTGAATTGGCACTGGGTATTGAAGCTGCTGGCGAAGTTATCTTCGACCCATCAGGTACGTATCAGAAAGGGGACAAGGTTGTCACAGCAATGGGCGGAATGATGTTTGCTCGCCACGGTGGTTATGCAGAAATCATCGCTGTAAACAAAACCAACGTGAAAAAAATCAATAGTGATATTGATTTTACCACTCTCGCTTCATTACCAGAACTTTACTCAACGGTATGGGGTGCATTGGACAAAACGCTAAACATTCAATCAGGTGAAACGTTATTAGTTAGAGGGGCTACGTCAGCAGTTGGCTTAGCAGCCGTCACTTATGCTAAAGCAAAAGGCTTAACCATCTTCGCAACAACACGCAGTGAAGATAAGGTTGAGTTATTGAAGTCCATGGGGGCAGATAACGTTCTTATCGATGATGGTCATGTAGGCGACAAAGTACGAGCTATTCTTCCTGAAGGTGTCGATAAAGCGCTGGAAGTTGTTGGTGCATCAACCGTTGTTGATACAATGAAAGCGATTAGACCATGGGGTGAAGTCACTGTAGTCGGCCTTCTTGGCGGCGCACCTGTGATTGAGAACTTTGGTTTAATGTCAGACTTACCAAGCTCAGTAAAACTAAGCTTTTTCCAAAGTGGAATGCTAGGTAACGAACTACCACTAGAAGAGTCACCGCTTGACTGGGTTGCGGACCAAATACTCGACGGAAAAATGCCATCAATTATTTCTCAGGTATTTAAATATGAAGATACCAAAAAGGCTCACTCGCTAATGGACGCCAACCAAGCTAACGGTAAACTCGTTGTTGAAATGGATTAATGCCTATCGATACCCATAAACCAACAACATGGTCACTGCATATCGATGTAGTGACCAATATCCTTACCTCACTTTACGCACTTATCCAGTTTAAGCTCTGCCGTCACTTTAGTAAGGCGCAGCGCTATTGCAAAGCAGACTAAGTAAGGACTCACATACCAAAAGATGCTTTCTAACGGTTGCTTCACCTGCGCTTCTCTGGTTTTTATGTATTGGTTTTTCTGCTTCTCATACTGACTCAGCATACCATCCACCCACACCGCATCACTTTCAACCAGCGATACACTAGGCGCAGGAACCGTAAAATCCGATGCGTTGGGTAACAAGGTGAAATCAACATCTTTGAACGTCATTGCGGTGTTCAAATACCACAAACACGCTTCATGATGCTGAGCCTGGTTATCTAAAGATGGTTGACCTGTGCAGATATCACTTCTCAGCTTATCCAAAGAAAACTGCTGAACCGATTCTAGAATCACCACCGCTCTGGTTTGTTCTGTTTCAACCCAATCACCCGCCACTTTCGCACGAATCTCAGAGACTGCACCGAGCATCCCGATCCCTGCTAATAGTGGCCACAAATAGTCCATCAATTTCCATTTACGTCGGCTCAAGTTGAACCCACACCAAATGGGAAGGTGTAAAAGGAGCGTTAGGCCAAGCGATAGCAAAACGAAATTCAAGGAGCTAGAGAGCATGAGTTCGCTATCAAAGAAGTTCTTCATAATGAGTTACTTGCCGTTAAAACAAGGAGTGATTTGATACTAAGAGCGATATTAGAAAAGAGTGTAAGGGGAAAGTAAAACAGCACCAACAATTGGAGTTAGCGCTGTTTATTTAAGCAATTAGCGGCTTTTCCATCGGGATACAGTCGAGGCTAATACCTCTAGGCGAGTGATAAGTGGAAAGTTCATCACCGATAAAGCCACACGAACGATAAAATTCCGCAGCATTCAGGGTCGATTCTAGCTTCATTAACGGCAAGTTGTGTTTAATCGCTAGTTCTTCTAGGAACTGCAACATCTGCTTCGCTGCGCCTTTTCCGGAAAAATCTGGGTCCACAAAAATAGCATCAATCATACCGGTTTCGATGTTGATTTTACCGCTGCCAATCACTCGGTCATCGACTTCTGAAACATGAAAGGTTTCAACTACATCACTGATGAATCCATCAGACATCCCACCCTGCGTCCATATTGAAAGCTGTTCTTCCGAGTAATAAGCGGAACACTTTTCGACAATGGCACGGCTTCGAATATCGAAAATATCCTGAGCGTCAGACTCAACCGCTTTTCTAATGGTAATCATAAGCCTACCTCTAGGAATTGTTGGAAAATGGAAAGCCATAGCTGTGGCACTAACCTCACTCAATTTATCACAAAGCGACTGGCTATTTCAGCTCCAATACATGCTCGATAAAGTCAGACTTCTTTTCACGGTACTCTTCCTGCGACCAACCTTCACAAGACATTTTAAGGGCATTGTATTGCTCGACTAAGGCAGGGGCCGCACGTAGCTTGTCACGAAACGTTAGAAAGCATTCAAACTCAGAACCATTAGCGACAACTTGCAACGCCACATCGTCCTCAGATGTAGACTCCAACATACACAATTCAGGCGTTCTTAAGGTATCGAGTTTCTCATTGAAGCCAAGTGTGGTGAGTTGCTCAACGGTACACTCAAATTCACTCGATTCAATACCAACGTATATATCTAAGTCACCTTTAGATATTGCAGATGGAATCGAAGATGCGCCTACATGTTCGACTCTCGCATTAGGTTTCAGCTTATTGATGTCACGCTCATATCGAGCAAACATCTTATGGCAAGCAGCTTGGTATTGTTCAGCTAGGTAGAATTTCATACTGACTCGCTTCTATGGTTAGCTCTGAGCATTAAAGCTATTAAACATACCGATAGCTAACAGAAATAGCGCAATGCTAATCGCCCCGATATAAGAGATTCTGGTTCGATCTTTTTCAGTTGGAGTTAATGAAGGGAAGCGTCCTAATGTGAATACCTTACAGACTATCCAACCAGAACCGTAACCAATAAATTCGATCACTAGCGACTGAAACATATATCTGAAGAATGCACTTAATGCCCTAAAATACGTGACTATCACCTCTTCCATTCTGTGCCCTAATTAAAGTCAATTTGGAACAGAAAATGCCACGGGTAGAAATTCATATCAAGTTTCTTATCTAGGTTTCTAGTTTATAAATTCAGGTTAACTCGAAATTCACAATATGTTGAAACTTGAAAATAGCACCAAAATTAAAACCTTGGTGCTATTACCGTCATACCTTATTATCGTCAAAGCCAATGATATGGAAATCAGCTCCGGACGAACGAATGGCATTTTCTGCGCTAACCAAAAGAACATCAAGTTGAGTTTTGATTTTATTCCCAGAATTGACTTCATAAACGCTTTTCTGAGTATGAGGTTGAACTACAACAACACGCGTCTTAACATATTTATTATCTTTCAAAGCTAATAATTCATTGAAAAAATCTTCTGGTTTCGCTGGCTGACCATTATTCCAACAACTTTTATGAGTTGCTGTATCATGCCGAGTTTTTAAGTCTTCAACTAAAGTTTTTCTAGAGGTATAACGTAGATTTTTAACTGCTTGATTTAGTACAACGTCATGCGCACCAACAGATATTCTGCGCGTTGATTCACTAGATTTGGAAGCTTTTACATGTATTAATGATATCAGATGCAACGAACCATGTTTGACATAGTGAATAAAGTCCGCTTTCTCTCCGGCTCCATCGTCACAGTACAGCCAACCAGTAGGTTTCTCTGTTGTATTGAAGTCACTAGAATTAAACCAGTTACCGCTCCAACATTTTTGAACCCAACAAAATAGCGACTTCTCCTTTCCGATATCTTTTAAGACTGGCTTCTGAGGGTTACTTCCTGGCTTCTCTTTTGTGATATCGAATTTCTCAAAGTCAGCCCACACGAACTTTCCATATTCAACATCTTGGTACCCAGCTCTGAACACCATTCCATTTACAACCGCATGGCCGGATTCAAACCAGCATTTAATCAAGTCAGGATATTTGAATACACGTTTATATTGGTCAAAATACTTTTTAACAACTGCAGTTTCGTTTTTTATTTTGAAGTTAACTTTGTAGTCATCAACGACAACTTCTACGCAAATATGCCCCACAATTTTATTCGAAAAATAAACATCAAGAGAAATATCACTTTCAATAAAACTCTGAGTTAACTCTGCGTGATAATCATATTGAAGCTTTTTTAATAAGTCTTTTCTGTTTTGACCATCCTCTTCAGGAAGAAAATCATAGTCGACAAGTGAAAAGTCAAACGGAACCTTTAAATCATCTAGTTTCGATATCGGATAAGAAAGTATTCCAATAGGGCTCTCTGACTCACAGCTATTAATAGATAAACGGTCAAGAATAGCTACAACTCTATTTTCAAAAGTTTGCCAGTCTTTACAAGGTCCACGCCAGATCGACGATTTAAAAGGGTTTATCCCGACAGAAGTCTTTGATTGTGTATCCCATACTTCTGTACGCACAGCAGACATCATATAGGATTGGTCTATTAACGGGTCTAGAGTATCCGCTACACTTTTCCCTCCCAGAACTTTAGAGTCAGCTTTAAAATTATCTCTGCCATGTATCCCGGATAGCCAAAGCATTTTAATTTCATCTTCATTTATGAAGTTTCCATTTAATTTACTAATTGGGATAGCAAGAAGGTTAGGTAACCTTTTT from Vibrio gigantis harbors:
- a CDS encoding GrpB family protein; this translates as MKFYLAEQYQAACHKMFARYERDINKLKPNARVEHVGASSIPSAISKGDLDIYVGIESSEFECTVEQLTTLGFNEKLDTLRTPELCMLESTSEDDVALQVVANGSEFECFLTFRDKLRAAPALVEQYNALKMSCEGWSQEEYREKKSDFIEHVLELK
- a CDS encoding LysR family transcriptional regulator, whose product is MKDLSLNGARIFVAVVDKGSFTAAAKELNVPLTTVSRKVSELEEELGIRLLERTTRKQRTTEAGDILYNSFVRAFNEINNGLETLSDNEQAIRGRIKISIPPSFHIVWPLLQAFKEAYPNIEIDTVVTTEKLDLISNGIDVAFRVGSINNLSHVVRRLTSYRHKLVSSPEMDPIAKPSELYHQPCIAWGYPGESILWSLGDEKIKIEPKEVCNDYSQLKYSVLNGQYVTELPPFLCEGEIKRGELIEVLPDFPMPLFEISLLYPSRKQLPRLTRLFIDHSVQYFNEKA
- a CDS encoding GNAT family N-acetyltransferase, whose product is MITIRKAVESDAQDIFDIRSRAIVEKCSAYYSEEQLSIWTQGGMSDGFISDVVETFHVSEVDDRVIGSGKINIETGMIDAIFVDPDFSGKGAAKQMLQFLEELAIKHNLPLMKLESTLNAAEFYRSCGFIGDELSTYHSPRGISLDCIPMEKPLIA
- a CDS encoding zinc-binding dehydrogenase, which codes for MKAIIAAQAGSPEVLTLIDTNEPETQENEVKIKVKAFGLNKAETYYRAGHFGQLNPELALGIEAAGEVIFDPSGTYQKGDKVVTAMGGMMFARHGGYAEIIAVNKTNVKKINSDIDFTTLASLPELYSTVWGALDKTLNIQSGETLLVRGATSAVGLAAVTYAKAKGLTIFATTRSEDKVELLKSMGADNVLIDDGHVGDKVRAILPEGVDKALEVVGASTVVDTMKAIRPWGEVTVVGLLGGAPVIENFGLMSDLPSSVKLSFFQSGMLGNELPLEESPLDWVADQILDGKMPSIISQVFKYEDTKKAHSLMDANQANGKLVVEMD